Genomic segment of Leptospira ellinghausenii:
TTGAAACAAATATACTCGAGTTTCTTCGGAGACTAACGACAGTTTATAAAGTCAAAATGCCTTCAATGAAACTAGAGAATTTTCCTTCATCATTACACACTCCACAGATGAAGCGAGCAATGGAGTATTTTGCAAAAAACAAAAATAAGGCAGCATAAATTTCATGTCCCAGGCAACACTTACACAAAAAACGGAAGATCAAATTGATCGTGAAGTTGCAGAAAAAACATATACTGTAGTTTCAGCCGATATAAAAACATCTCTCAAATTAAAAGCACAGGTTCTTCAAAACTATGAAATTACTGTGGATACCGGAGAGAAAACTAATACTAATATTTGGAAAATCGTTGATTCAATGAAAAAGCTGATTAACGAAATCCAAGGATGGGAATTACCAACATCAAAAGATCTAGATAGAGATCTAAATTCACATCTTGCGAACCTTGCGCTTCAATTTGAATCAACAGAATTGAGTCTTAGGGAAAACAGAATTAAGGATCGATATAGTCGATTACCTTCCATCGAGAAAATCCAAATAAACTTTATTAAGCAAAAGGATTTTAAGTTAGCCGGAAGAGCAAGGCCAATCTTTGAACTACAGTTCCAATCGAATGATCCAGAGACTCTCTTGCCAATATTGCATAACATGATCATAACACGATCTTGCTTAGATGAAATCTTACAATCATCAGAGTCGAAGGAATTCAAAAAGCTGCGTTCGCTCTGCGAAAAGTTTTTTTCCGAAGCGGATCTTCATTTAAGTAATTTCAATAAGGAAGTTGAGAAAAAGCAAAAGGAAATCAAGGAATCAACCAGGAAAGAGAATTCCCAACTCAGCCTATCTATCGATACCAAAGAAGACGGAGATTTCGAAGATGAAGACTGAGAAGTCAATACTCTCCGCTCCTTCAGAAGCAAAAGAACATAGTGCTCTGGTTCATCTATTGGGGGTAGTATATCCTAACTTAAAATTTAGAGTAGGGATGGAAGCTGGACAACGGAATCCATTATTTGCCAAGAGACAAGGAGTAACATCAGGATGGTCCGACTTTCATTTTCCATACGCTAGAAAAGGAAAGATCGGCCTATGGATTGAATTAAAGAAAGTCGATGAGAAACTTTTCAAGGCAGATGGGATTACTCCGAAAGACAATCGGATTAAGAATCAGATTGAAACTGGTTTCTTTTTAGCATCTCAAAATCATGAATTCCATTTCGCATTTGGTGCGCAGGAAGCTTTCAAGATAATTCAAAATTACTTTTCGGAGGAAAAGCCATGATAGAAATCGCAAATCCTCCTCTTTCAATTACTGCAGAATCTGTTGTGAATAATTATAACTTATTCGCAAGATCAAAGAGTCTTCCGGAATCACTCCATCTTTATCCGAATGGAAAACGATTCTATGGAGAGTGGGATTACGGCCAGAATTTCAAAAACATTTCAGAATACAAAGGTGCCTATTCCATCCAAGATTTAGTTAGGATAAAGGCATGCATTCCAGACATGGGTAATCTACTTCATGTATTTTCAGGATCCATTCCAGCTGGTCCCTATTCTAGACTGGATAATAACTTCGCTGTGATTGGTACACCAGTTCCAGGCCGTGACGTAGTAGGGGATGCATCTGACGCTCACTTATATTTTGATGAAGACTCCTTTGATGTAGTAATGGCCGACCCACCTTGGAGTAAGTATCATAGTGAAGAAATTTATAACTGTAGTTTGGTGGATAAAACCAAAGTGATGAAATCTCTTTTCCGGGTTCTGAAACCTGGTGGAATCGTAATATGGAAAGATTTTTCTAAGCCAATTTGGTCAGGAACTGATTTTGATTATTTAGGGAGAATCTGTATAGATCCTTCTTCCGGCCACGATGATAGAAGTTTCAAATTTTTTAAGAAAAAGGAGATCCTATGAATTTAGCCTTTCGCTCAACTCAAAGAGAATACGATGCCTTTTACTATAGGGAAAAAAGGAAAGGGAAAACGCCAATATCAAAAGAGCTCTATGACCTCGAGAGAATCAATCGAGGAAAATTTAGAAACGATGGTGTTTATGTAGGCATTGAATGGAATCAAAGACTCGGCATTCCAAAATATCTAAGGGAGTTTTATAATACTGAAACGGCAAAACTAGATTTGGAACGTATACAACATCTTACAAAGAATTTACAGTGGCAAGTTGATACTATTCCAATGACAAGAATCAAAAGATTCTATATTCGA
This window contains:
- a CDS encoding class I SAM-dependent methyltransferase; its protein translation is MIEIANPPLSITAESVVNNYNLFARSKSLPESLHLYPNGKRFYGEWDYGQNFKNISEYKGAYSIQDLVRIKACIPDMGNLLHVFSGSIPAGPYSRLDNNFAVIGTPVPGRDVVGDASDAHLYFDEDSFDVVMADPPWSKYHSEEIYNCSLVDKTKVMKSLFRVLKPGGIVIWKDFSKPIWSGTDFDYLGRICIDPSSGHDDRSFKFFKKKEIL